The Mycoplasma nasistruthionis genome contains a region encoding:
- a CDS encoding ABC-F family ATP-binding cassette domain-containing protein, with product MVEVQNLSKVFSDKKLFENVNLKFTEGNTYGIIGANGAGKSTFLKIMAGQIESSGGQILIEKGKRISVLSQDHNAYDDFNVTEVVIMGNTDLYKIKEEKDAIYLNPEATDKDYERAADLEEKYGMLGGWSAENDAQELLSNLAIPKEKWDAQMKELTANQKVKVLLAKALFGNPDILIMDEPTNHLDLRSIKWLENFLIDYQNVVIVVSHDSDFLDAICTHIVDIDYNEAKMYTGNYSFWKQSSELAREMMKQSNLKKKLRLKNLKNLLLVSVLMLQNQDKQQVERKP from the coding sequence ATGGTTGAAGTACAAAATTTAAGCAAAGTATTTAGCGACAAAAAATTATTTGAAAATGTAAATTTAAAATTCACAGAAGGTAATACTTATGGAATTATTGGTGCTAATGGTGCTGGAAAATCTACATTTTTAAAAATTATGGCAGGTCAAATTGAATCATCAGGTGGTCAAATTTTAATTGAAAAAGGTAAAAGAATTTCTGTGTTATCTCAGGATCATAATGCTTACGATGACTTTAATGTTACTGAAGTCGTTATTATGGGTAACACTGATTTATACAAGATCAAAGAAGAAAAAGATGCTATTTATTTAAACCCTGAAGCAACTGATAAAGACTATGAAAGAGCCGCTGATTTAGAAGAAAAGTACGGAATGTTGGGTGGTTGATCTGCTGAAAATGATGCACAAGAGTTATTAAGCAACTTAGCAATTCCTAAAGAAAAATGAGATGCTCAAATGAAAGAACTTACAGCTAATCAAAAAGTTAAAGTTTTATTAGCCAAAGCTTTATTTGGTAATCCTGATATTTTAATCATGGACGAACCTACTAACCACTTAGATTTAAGAAGTATTAAATGACTTGAAAACTTTTTAATTGATTATCAAAATGTTGTTATTGTAGTTAGCCACGACAGTGACTTTTTAGACGCTATTTGTACACATATAGTTGACATTGATTATAATGAAGCCAAAATGTATACGGGTAATTACTCTTTCTGAAAACAATCATCAGAACTAGCAAGAGAAATGATGAAACAATCTAATCTTAAAAAGAAGCTCAGATTGAAAAACTTAAAGAATTTATTGCTCGTTTCAGTGCTAATGCTTCAAAATCAAGACAAGCAACAAGTAGAAAGAAAGCCTTAG
- a CDS encoding ATP-binding cassette domain-containing protein — MEKLKEFIARFSANASKSRQATSRKKALDKISLDEIKPSNRKYPYVKWDMNRDHGKQILNVEGLTYINEKGDTLFENVSFSLNPGEKMVIVGEDDIAKTRLLECLLGLANPTSGKVEWGQTITPSYFPNDNSKYFDTDETILEWISKWPLQNIEKENKENDDARMRGFLGRMLFSADSVFKKVKVTSGGEKARLMFSRMMLLESNFIVLDQPLDHLDAESIDSVIEGVKAFKGGAIFTTYNRAFVNQCADVILELKSPTDSFLFRGTLEEYEEIMEQN; from the coding sequence ATTGAAAAACTTAAAGAATTTATTGCTCGTTTCAGTGCTAATGCTTCAAAATCAAGACAAGCAACAAGTAGAAAGAAAGCCTTAGATAAAATTTCGCTTGATGAAATTAAACCATCTAACAGAAAATATCCTTACGTTAAATGAGATATGAACCGTGATCACGGTAAACAAATCTTAAATGTCGAAGGTTTAACTTATATCAACGAAAAAGGTGATACATTATTTGAAAACGTATCATTTTCACTAAATCCTGGTGAAAAAATGGTTATTGTTGGAGAAGATGATATTGCCAAAACAAGGTTATTAGAATGTTTATTAGGCCTAGCCAATCCGACTTCTGGAAAAGTAGAATGAGGTCAAACAATTACTCCTTCATATTTTCCAAATGACAACTCAAAATACTTTGACACTGATGAAACAATTTTGGAATGAATTTCAAAATGACCGCTACAAAATATAGAAAAAGAAAATAAAGAAAACGACGATGCTAGAATGCGCGGATTTTTAGGTCGTATGTTATTTAGTGCTGATTCAGTATTTAAAAAAGTTAAAGTAACTTCAGGGGGAGAAAAAGCTAGATTAATGTTTTCTAGAATGATGCTTCTTGAATCTAACTTTATTGTCTTAGATCAACCACTAGACCACTTAGATGCTGAATCAATAGACTCAGTTATTGAAGGAGTTAAAGCTTTCAAAGGCGGAGCAATTTTTACAACATATAATAGAGCATTTGTTAACCAATGTGCAGACGTTATTTTAGAACTTAAATCACCAACTGACAGTTTCTTATTTAGAGGAACTTTAGAAGAATATGAAGAAATAATGGAACAAAACTAA
- the rplM gene encoding 50S ribosomal protein L13, which translates to MRQTTIVNTQQASKKWYVVDAEGQVLGRLAAHVASVLRGKTKPTFTPHADMGDNVIIVNADKIVLTANKEEDKIYYSHSGYPGGLKSINAAKLRIKKPTALIQKAVFGMLPHTKLGDKQRRNLFVYAGPEHKHEAQNPEKLEVK; encoded by the coding sequence GTGAGACAAACTACAATAGTTAACACTCAACAAGCATCTAAAAAATGATACGTTGTTGATGCTGAAGGTCAAGTTTTAGGACGTTTAGCAGCACACGTTGCTTCTGTACTAAGAGGTAAAACAAAACCTACATTTACACCACATGCAGATATGGGTGACAATGTTATCATTGTTAACGCAGACAAAATTGTATTAACAGCAAACAAAGAAGAAGATAAAATTTACTACTCACACTCAGGATACCCAGGTGGACTAAAAAGCATTAACGCTGCTAAATTAAGAATTAAAAAACCAACAGCTTTAATTCAAAAAGCAGTATTTGGAATGTTACCACACACAAAATTAGGTGATAAACAACGTCGTAACTTATTTGTTTACGCAGGACCAGAGCACAAACATGAAGCTCAAAACCCTGAGAAATTAGAGGTTAAATAA
- the rpsI gene encoding 30S ribosomal protein S9, with protein MEQVIYRGLGRRKSSVARVRLTQGTGKFVINGKDAREYLTSDIYLKDANQPFALTETVNTFDVSVRVVGGGLSGQAGAIRLGIARALLEASQDYRSVLKEAKMLTRDARAKERKKPGLRAARRARQFSKR; from the coding sequence ATGGAACAAGTTATTTATCGTGGATTAGGTAGAAGAAAATCTTCAGTAGCTCGTGTTAGATTAACACAAGGTACAGGAAAATTTGTTATTAATGGTAAAGATGCACGTGAATATTTAACATCAGATATTTACTTAAAAGATGCAAATCAACCATTTGCTTTAACAGAAACAGTTAATACATTTGACGTAAGTGTAAGAGTTGTTGGTGGGGGTCTAAGTGGACAAGCAGGAGCTATTAGATTAGGTATTGCTCGTGCATTATTAGAAGCTAGCCAAGATTACCGTTCAGTTCTAAAAGAAGCAAAAATGCTTACAAGAGATGCTCGCGCTAAAGAACGTAAAAAACCAGGTTTACGTGCAGCACGTCGTGCAAGACAATTTTCAAAACGTTAA
- a CDS encoding inorganic diphosphatase: MKNEIEVKIEIQKNSRIKYEYNRKTNQIEVDRILRGDFVYPCNYGFIPNALDWDGDELDVLLYSPETFIPGVSLKARIIGAMKMIDDGETDTKLIAVHADDYRLDSIQNLADLPAPFLDTVKTFFSTYKNWKHPGITSVDGFENVEWALQEYEECVELMNNYGSMDKKEFIKLMQQKHPEKYTN; this comes from the coding sequence ATGAAAAATGAAATTGAAGTAAAAATTGAAATTCAAAAGAATTCTAGAATTAAATATGAATACAATCGTAAGACAAATCAAATAGAAGTAGATAGAATTCTAAGAGGTGATTTTGTTTATCCATGCAACTATGGATTTATTCCAAATGCTTTAGATTGAGATGGTGACGAATTAGATGTTTTATTATATTCTCCTGAAACATTTATTCCAGGTGTATCTCTAAAAGCTCGTATTATTGGTGCTATGAAAATGATTGATGATGGTGAAACAGATACTAAATTAATTGCCGTACATGCTGATGATTATAGATTAGATTCAATTCAAAATTTAGCTGATTTACCAGCTCCATTCTTAGACACTGTAAAAACATTTTTTTCAACATATAAAAACTGAAAACATCCAGGCATTACATCAGTAGATGGATTTGAAAACGTTGAATGAGCTTTACAAGAATATGAAGAATGTGTAGAACTAATGAACAACTATGGTTCAATGGACAAAAAAGAATTTATTAAACTAATGCAACAAAAACATCCAGAAAAATACACTAATTAA
- a CDS encoding ATP-binding cassette domain-containing protein, with the protein MERNNAIEFSNISKSFGSIKANRNVSFEVQKGTVHALIGENGAGKSTLMSILFGLYEPDDGIIRVNNKEVLIKGPNDANRLGIGMVHQHFKLVDVYTNLENIVLGDEDYNKTTRVIDYKPAIKKIKTIQEMFDLHFDLNKLTGKETVATQQKVEIMKMLYRDSEILIFDEPTAVLTDQEIQGLLNTFKLFREQGKTILFISHKLAEIKEVADNTTILRHGEVKGNFKVADVSIEEMANRMVGGEVEIARNEYSDTSENEVIFSLKNVSTDGEKPLKNVSLDIRAGEIVAIAGVEGNGQRDLEYVVSGMIKPTQGEVSFKRTKLVTDKYKSLKRSVLTRNISLLIGSGILFIIGALLLWAALSNTWADLKIDIRYILGIIAGFAILFGFILVGVVLNSVFGAKLKSIKLRANSALSKQLTKNEIKFFKYATTFSFLLLLIALFLSLGVFALSSSLIGVAGVFGIVFFILFVITVIFATTRSKLFPSIEGKREDNALKNQRTWQAGLTTTLSLIFVFAAFVFSLLTGADLTTISGFITALVVFVLLTLGLVFFVISVTLFISVSAEKELFNPEKDKFITLNDLSVAEISKLGLSFIPSDRHKHGLVLDYNIKQNTTLRRLWDSKYNFLGIFKNKPIMDETKDIIEKYDVRGARGGYSTSRSLSGGNQQKFIVGREMNSPHDFILILQPTRGLDVGAIKNIHERILAEKKAGKAILLISYELDEVLALADKIAVLNTGEILTVQPAKDLTRTEIGIYMARKDNEKGEN; encoded by the coding sequence ATGGAAAGAAATAATGCTATTGAGTTCTCTAATATTTCCAAGTCTTTCGGTTCAATAAAAGCTAACAGAAATGTTAGTTTTGAAGTCCAAAAAGGGACTGTACATGCTTTAATCGGAGAAAATGGTGCCGGAAAAAGTACGTTAATGTCAATCCTTTTTGGACTTTATGAACCTGATGATGGAATTATTAGGGTAAACAACAAAGAAGTATTAATTAAAGGTCCAAATGATGCCAACCGTCTAGGTATTGGTATGGTTCACCAACATTTCAAACTTGTTGATGTCTATACTAACTTAGAAAATATAGTGCTTGGTGATGAAGATTACAATAAAACCACTCGTGTAATCGATTATAAACCTGCAATTAAGAAAATAAAGACCATTCAAGAGATGTTTGATCTTCATTTCGATCTAAATAAATTAACTGGTAAAGAAACAGTTGCCACACAACAAAAAGTGGAAATTATGAAAATGCTTTACCGTGATTCAGAAATTTTAATTTTTGACGAACCTACAGCTGTTTTAACAGACCAAGAAATTCAAGGTCTATTAAACACATTTAAGTTATTTAGAGAGCAAGGTAAAACAATCTTATTCATTTCGCATAAACTTGCTGAAATTAAGGAAGTTGCTGATAATACAACAATCTTAAGACATGGTGAAGTTAAAGGTAACTTCAAAGTTGCTGATGTTTCTATTGAAGAAATGGCTAACCGTATGGTTGGTGGTGAAGTAGAAATTGCTAGAAATGAATATTCAGACACTTCTGAAAATGAAGTTATTTTTAGTTTAAAAAATGTTTCTACAGATGGGGAAAAACCTCTTAAAAATGTTTCTCTAGATATTAGAGCTGGAGAAATTGTTGCTATTGCTGGAGTTGAAGGTAATGGGCAACGTGATTTAGAATATGTTGTTAGTGGTATGATAAAACCAACACAAGGGGAAGTATCATTCAAAAGAACTAAACTTGTAACTGACAAATATAAATCATTAAAGAGATCTGTTTTAACAAGAAACATTTCATTACTAATAGGTTCAGGTATATTATTTATTATTGGTGCTTTATTACTATGAGCCGCTCTTTCGAACACATGAGCTGACTTAAAAATTGATATTAGATATATTCTAGGTATCATAGCAGGATTTGCTATTTTATTCGGATTTATATTAGTTGGAGTTGTATTAAACTCTGTATTTGGAGCAAAACTAAAAAGTATTAAACTTAGAGCAAATTCTGCTTTAAGTAAACAATTAACAAAGAATGAAATCAAATTCTTTAAATATGCTACAACATTTAGTTTCTTACTACTGCTGATTGCATTATTCCTTTCATTAGGTGTATTTGCACTCTCAAGTTCGCTAATTGGTGTTGCAGGTGTATTTGGAATAGTCTTTTTCATTTTATTTGTAATCACTGTTATTTTTGCTACAACAAGATCAAAATTATTCCCTTCTATTGAAGGAAAAAGAGAAGACAATGCACTTAAAAACCAAAGAACTTGACAAGCTGGATTAACAACCACTTTATCATTAATCTTTGTTTTTGCTGCCTTTGTATTTTCATTATTAACTGGAGCTGATTTAACAACCATATCAGGATTCATAACAGCATTAGTTGTATTTGTATTATTAACTTTAGGATTGGTATTCTTTGTAATATCTGTGACATTATTTATCTCAGTGTCAGCTGAAAAAGAATTATTTAATCCTGAGAAAGATAAATTTATTACATTAAATGATTTATCTGTTGCTGAAATTTCTAAACTTGGATTATCATTCATTCCAAGCGATAGACATAAACATGGTCTAGTTCTTGACTATAACATTAAACAAAACACTACACTACGTAGATTATGAGACTCAAAATATAATTTCTTAGGTATTTTCAAAAATAAACCTATTATGGATGAAACTAAAGATATTATTGAGAAATATGATGTTCGTGGAGCAAGAGGTGGATATTCAACATCTAGATCATTATCTGGTGGTAACCAACAAAAATTCATCGTTGGTCGTGAAATGAATTCACCACACGATTTCATTTTAATTCTTCAACCTACACGTGGATTAGACGTTGGTGCTATTAAAAATATTCACGAAAGAATTCTAGCTGAGAAAAAAGCTGGAAAAGCTATTTTACTAATTTCATATGAACTTGATGAAGTTTTAGCACTAGCTGATAAAATTGCTGTTTTAAACACAGGTGAAATTTTAACAGTTCAACCCGCTAAAGACTTAACAAGAACAGAAATTGGTATCTATATGGCACGTAAAGACAACGAGAAAGGAGAAAACTAA
- a CDS encoding BMP family ABC transporter substrate-binding protein, translating into MKKSRSVLFSLLGMGALSLPLVAASCGGSGESSDVADYINKEERVAVVKEKSELTAEKLANKEIPSIVLVTDEGRVTDKSFNQSVWEGLLAFRDQVKSLNAEASVEVSSVEPKGGAYAATYDALIGQGQKIWILSGFNHSNSITNYIKDTKKRKLLDDLGVTIISIDFSLPEDVNYPRFYGLNFKTQESAYIVGQAVAEFLSTKYESDTQKRYVSTFGGGDFPGVTDYMIGYLEGVYNYDQTATNKTKVSEVKGSDSLVIDSGFQVNDDMGNAIRKALADANPLPMAILPVAGPGTAETIKQIDAAKLPTLVIGVDVDQSKSLAQSAGKFMTSVTKNMAQAVYDTLLYTVFGVDPNNVFAGKAADKPFNHLGTKKEGWVGYAPSTLSDQADRDKMNALLDKYNTAFNALSEQEIAEKTKTSEGETKGIAYANSIYKKINAL; encoded by the coding sequence ATGAAAAAATCAAGATCAGTATTATTCTCATTACTAGGGATGGGTGCTCTTTCATTACCACTTGTAGCTGCTTCATGTGGTGGTTCAGGAGAAAGCTCAGATGTTGCTGATTACATTAACAAAGAAGAAAGAGTTGCAGTTGTTAAAGAAAAATCAGAATTAACAGCAGAAAAACTTGCAAATAAAGAAATTCCTAGCATTGTTTTAGTAACTGATGAAGGTCGCGTAACAGATAAATCATTCAACCAATCAGTATGAGAAGGTTTATTAGCTTTTCGTGATCAAGTTAAAAGTTTAAATGCTGAGGCTTCAGTAGAGGTTTCAAGTGTTGAACCAAAAGGTGGTGCATATGCAGCAACATACGATGCTTTAATTGGTCAAGGACAAAAAATTTGAATTTTATCAGGATTCAATCACAGCAATAGTATTACAAACTACATTAAAGATACTAAGAAAAGAAAATTATTAGATGATTTAGGTGTTACAATCATTTCAATCGACTTTTCATTACCAGAAGATGTAAATTACCCTCGTTTCTATGGTCTAAACTTTAAAACACAAGAATCAGCTTACATCGTTGGTCAAGCAGTTGCTGAATTCTTATCAACAAAATATGAAAGTGATACTCAAAAAAGATATGTTTCAACATTCGGTGGAGGAGATTTCCCTGGTGTTACTGACTATATGATAGGATACCTAGAAGGTGTTTACAATTACGATCAAACTGCAACAAACAAAACAAAAGTTTCTGAAGTTAAAGGTTCAGACTCATTAGTTATTGACTCAGGTTTCCAAGTTAACGATGACATGGGTAATGCTATCCGTAAAGCTTTAGCTGACGCTAACCCATTACCAATGGCTATTTTACCAGTTGCTGGACCTGGTACAGCAGAAACAATTAAACAAATTGATGCTGCTAAATTACCAACTTTAGTTATTGGTGTTGACGTTGACCAATCTAAATCATTAGCTCAATCAGCTGGAAAATTCATGACTTCAGTTACAAAAAACATGGCACAAGCTGTATATGATACTTTACTATACACAGTGTTTGGAGTAGATCCTAATAATGTTTTTGCTGGTAAAGCTGCTGATAAACCATTTAACCACCTTGGAACTAAAAAAGAAGGTTGAGTTGGTTATGCACCATCAACACTTTCAGACCAAGCAGACAGAGATAAAATGAATGCGTTATTAGATAAATATAACACTGCTTTTAATGCTTTAAGTGAACAAGAAATTGCTGAAAAAACAAAAACTTCTGAAGGTGAAACAAAAGGAATTGCATACGCAAATTCAATTTACAAAAAAATTAATGCATTATAA
- a CDS encoding 16S rRNA (uracil(1498)-N(3))-methyltransferase, whose product MNRFFVSEKQGNCFVLSKETLKHLKVIRAYDKPFICVYQEVFYKCVLENDLAKILEKIDENHEPQNDVVLALAVIKLDRFEWALQKAVELGATQIIPLRTQFTNHELISFNKFVKKYERFQTILQNASEQSFRNKIPELQELTDFKDAIKLQYTNKILAHEKVNLTQKLDQPIQGDTIFFVGPEGGFSDDEINLAIKNNIKLVSLGSRILRAETAAIFLLSQMKID is encoded by the coding sequence ATGAACCGTTTTTTCGTATCAGAAAAACAAGGTAATTGCTTTGTTTTATCAAAAGAAACCTTAAAACACTTAAAAGTTATTAGAGCTTATGATAAACCTTTTATCTGTGTTTATCAAGAAGTTTTTTATAAATGTGTATTAGAGAATGATTTAGCTAAAATCCTTGAAAAAATAGATGAAAATCACGAGCCTCAAAATGATGTAGTTTTAGCACTAGCTGTAATTAAATTAGATCGTTTTGAATGAGCGTTGCAAAAAGCTGTTGAATTAGGAGCAACCCAAATTATTCCTCTTAGAACACAATTTACAAATCATGAACTAATTAGTTTCAATAAATTTGTTAAAAAATATGAACGTTTTCAAACCATTTTACAAAATGCTTCCGAACAATCTTTTCGTAATAAAATTCCTGAACTACAGGAATTAACAGATTTTAAAGATGCTATAAAACTACAATATACTAACAAGATTTTAGCTCATGAAAAAGTTAATCTAACTCAAAAGTTAGATCAACCAATTCAAGGAGATACAATCTTTTTTGTAGGTCCTGAAGGCGGTTTTTCAGATGATGAAATTAACTTAGCAATTAAAAATAATATCAAATTAGTTTCGCTAGGTTCAAGAATATTAAGAGCAGAAACGGCTGCAATTTTTCTATTAAGCCAAATGAAAATAGATTAA